Within Mongoliitalea daihaiensis, the genomic segment TGATGGACTATAGGTTTTGAGGCGTGATGCGAGAGTTTAGTGACTCAAGCCCGTTGAAAGGCTCAGGGACCGAGAGACTCAAGAAACAAGAAACAAGACTCAAGAAACAAGACTCAAGACTCAAAAGTGGAATTAGGAATGAAAAATGATCGAAATTCCTACTTGAATAAATCTAAAATCATAAATCTAAAATCGGTCATTAGAGAATGAGGATTTACAACCCTCTCGTTGAATTGAATGAAAAACGTTGAATAACGAACTTAAATAAAATCTTACATCACAAATCTAAATTCTAAAATAAAAAATGGAACAATTTATCGAATGGATCACACAGCCTTGGCCATGGTGGGTGGCTGGACCGCTGATCGGATTGACAGTGCCCACGCTGTTGATCATCGGAAACAAATCCTTCGGGATTTCATCATCCTTGAGACACGTATGTGCGATGTGTGTACCGGCAAATATCCCTTTCTTTACCTACAACTGGAAAAAAGAAATGTGGAATATTGTGTTTGTGTTAGGGGTATTGGTAGGAGGTTTCCTTGCTACTACCTTCTTGGCAAACCCTGAAACTATTTTGGTGGCAGAAGCTACTCAACAGGATTTGGCCGCTTTGGGAATTACTGACTATTCTCAATTACTACCCGCTGAGATCTTTAATTGGGAAAATCTATTCACTGGTAAAGGATTGTTATTCTTTGTCATCGGTGGATTCTTGGTAGGCTTCGGTACACGATATGCAGGGGGATGTACTTCTGGACATGCAATCATGGGAATCTCTTCTTTACAGTGGCCATCACTAGTCGCTACCATCTTCTTTATGGTTGGTGGATTTTTGATGACGCATGTATTGTTGGGTCCATTGATGAAACTTGTAGGATTTTAATTGAATAAGAAGATGAGCGTAATAGATAAAAAAATAGAAACACCTAAGGATTGCGGGACACCTAATCACAAAGAGGTTAACGAGAATGGAATAGGTCTGCTAAAATATTTAATCGTTGGAATGCTTTTCGGGATCATCTTTGTGAAAGGTGAAATCGTTTCGTGGTTCCGAATTCAGGAAATGTTCCGTTTGCAGTCCTTCTATATGTATGGAGTTATCGGTTCAGCAATTGTAGTTGGGATTATTTCCATTCAATTGATCAAGGGATTGAATATCAAAACTATCCATGGCGAAAAGATTGTGGTTCCTAAGAAAGAATTCAGAAAAGGTCAAATCATCGGTGGATTTATCTTCGGTCTAGGTTGGGCATTGACAGGAGCTTGTCCAGGACCTTTGTTTGCACAGATTGGTAGTGGGTTTACAGTGATTTTGGTAACCTTGGTGTCAGCGATCGCAGGTACCTGGGTGTACGGCCGATTCGCAGATAAATTACCAAATTAAGATTCACCACTTCGGATAAATTAGTGTTCAATTAAAATACCTTCTTGACAATAACTCGGATCATGAGGATGGCAAGGAG encodes:
- a CDS encoding YeeE/YedE family protein codes for the protein MEQFIEWITQPWPWWVAGPLIGLTVPTLLIIGNKSFGISSSLRHVCAMCVPANIPFFTYNWKKEMWNIVFVLGVLVGGFLATTFLANPETILVAEATQQDLAALGITDYSQLLPAEIFNWENLFTGKGLLFFVIGGFLVGFGTRYAGGCTSGHAIMGISSLQWPSLVATIFFMVGGFLMTHVLLGPLMKLVGF
- a CDS encoding DUF6691 family protein; its protein translation is MSVIDKKIETPKDCGTPNHKEVNENGIGLLKYLIVGMLFGIIFVKGEIVSWFRIQEMFRLQSFYMYGVIGSAIVVGIISIQLIKGLNIKTIHGEKIVVPKKEFRKGQIIGGFIFGLGWALTGACPGPLFAQIGSGFTVILVTLVSAIAGTWVYGRFADKLPN